The window ttgttaccacaggaaatagttacggccaatacattgtatgttttcaagaagcagttagatacagcactgagggcgaaggggatcaaaggatatggaggggaaatcgGGATTAGGCTATAaagttggatgataagccatgatcataataaatggcagagcaggtgcaaagggccaaatggcctcttcctgctcctattttctatgtttctatgcaatcccttcccacacagcatggcagcacggtaacatagtggttagcagaattgcttcacagctccagggccccaggttcgattctggcttgggtcactgtctgtgcggagtctgcacgttctccccgtgtgtgcgtgggtttcctccgggtgctccggtttcctggattggccgtgataaattgcccttagtgtccaaaattacccttagttttgggtggggttactgggttatggggacagggcggaggtgtgggcttgggtagggtgctctttccaagagccagtgcagactcgatgggccaaatggcctccttctgcactgtaaattcaatgattcacactaagagcagatgaatggcttctccccagtgtgaactcgctgatgtttccgcaggatggatgaatcaatgaatcccttcccacactgagagcagatgaacggcctctccccagtgtgaattcgctgatgtttccgcaggatggatgaatcaatgaatcccttcccacattgagaacaaatgaatggcctttccccagtgtgaattcgctgatgtttctgcagggcgggtgaatcaatgaatcccttcccacactgagagcagatgaacggcctctccccagtgtgaattcgctgatgtttcagCAAGGCGGATGAAGCTCTgaatctctgcccacactgagagcaggtgaatggcttctccccagtgtgaactcgctggtgtgtctgcagactggatgactgagtgaatccctccccacagtgagagcaggtgaacggtcgctcaccagtgtgaattcgctgatgcttccgcaggttggataaatcacggaatcccttcccacacggagagcagatgaacggcctctccccagtgtgaactcgctggtgtttccgcagggctGATGAagaaatgaatcccttcccacactgagagcagatgaacggcctctccccagtgtgaattcgctgatgtttctgcagggcggatgaatcaatgaatcccttcccacactgagggcaggcaaacggcctttccccagtatgactgcgtcgatgaatcttcAGCTCAGATGGgaatctgtatcccttcccacagtccccacatttccatggtttctccatgttttgggtcttctcgtgtctctccagattggacaatcagtggaagccttgtctacacacagaaTATGTTGTTCACggtctctccccactgtgaatgatgtgatgttttttcagctgTGTAATAGTTGAAGCTCTTTTCATAGTcatttcactggaacactctcactcggttgtgtgttgtgtgggtctgtgcttttccagtcacatgcACGTTTAAAATTTTTTGGAGCCGacagatcggacaaacatttctccttcttgccgatgatattcagagccTGACGAcattcagatcagaaggaatcgagtgagtttgtcgcatcgagacgtgatgtttgaggtttctgtctataattccacctcttccaatatcctttaaaaacaatttataaAAGTTATCATTGttcgtacaggatagaaattcagaacagacaactcTAGTTCCTATGGAATATTATTtcctctctcgttctccaaaagctgtaaatctccatcccacacactctccctctattCTCACTctactgtatctaatattcaccctcccaattctcctgaaggtgctgattcatgttgattgacagatccaagctcagctcactgcttcctgaccaggacacagagattataacaggagcaagagtaggccattcggcccaccgtgtctgcttaaccattcaatgagatccttggccgatctactTCAGCACCATttcccacacaatccccatatccctcaatatcttcaatatctagaaacctatcaatatttgtcttga of the Scyliorhinus canicula unplaced genomic scaffold, sScyCan1.1, whole genome shotgun sequence genome contains:
- the LOC119959485 gene encoding zinc finger protein 239-like, which encodes PFICSPCGKGFRDLSNLRKHQRIHTGERPFTCSHCGEGFTQSSSLQTHQRVHTGEKPFTCSQCGQRFRASSALLKHQRIHTGERPFICSQCGKGFIDSPALQKHQRIHTGERPFICSQCGKGFIDSSILRKHQRIHTGERPFICSQCGKGFIDSSILRKHQRVHTGEKPFTCSVCGKGFTRSSNLLNHQRVHTGERPFTCSVCGKGFSQSSNLLTHQRVHTGERPFTCSRCGKEFSHLSYLLKHHRVHSGERPFNCNVCGKRFTQSSHLLTHQRVHKRLQGLDYTLIDAVSHVQDSIMFTLAVLIC